The genomic segment ATAGCGATCGCAATTAACCAAATTCCCGCTCCCATCAATGACGAGCAATTCCAAAATCAATTAATACAGGTTCTAAACTATTATCTCGAATAATAATGTTTCTTGGCTTTTTTACATCTCGGTGTAATATATGTCTTTCGTGAACTGTCTGCAATGCTTCACCAATGTGTCGAATGTAACGTATTGCTTCAAATTCTGATAAAAAGTTAAAATTAGCCCAAAACCCAGTATTTAAAAACACCCGGTTAATCTCAGTTCCGTTAAAATCACATTTGTTGACCCAAATCGAGAGGATTGAGAAGGTCAGGAACTATAATGAAAAAC from the Planktothrix tepida PCC 9214 genome contains:
- a CDS encoding protein kinase domain-containing protein; this translates as MFLNTGFWANFNFLSEFEAIRYIRHIGEALQTVHERHILHRDVKKPRNIIIRDNSLEPVLIDFGIARH